The following is a genomic window from Rutidosis leptorrhynchoides isolate AG116_Rl617_1_P2 chromosome 8, CSIRO_AGI_Rlap_v1, whole genome shotgun sequence.
ATCGAGATCTATTTGATCATTGCCCAATAATTCTAAAGAACACATCAACAGATTTTGGCCCCAAACCCATATGAGTTTTTAATACCTAAAAGATGTAGATAACATAATAAAAATAGCATGGATAACTCCCGTCAACGGTAATCGACCTGATTGTATATTCCGTAACAAACTAAATATGTtaaaatggaattaaaagatatagTTCACAACTTGACAACCTTGACACTCAAATTTCAAATCATCTAAACGCCGCAAATAAATGGGAAGAACTAATAGAAACCCGTCAAGTTGTTACTTGTCTGACTCTTAGAtcctaaattaaattccaggcaggatttaaaactcatgaaaattttgattctaccattttcacggcgtctattattatttttatcctgtatttttaatttatttaaaaaaaaaactttttcctacttaaaggccggaggtcctctcggaagcaatctttttatccgtcgaataaagagagggatgactttctctactcttgagagtgtttcactctgggtggagaaatgacttgtctttatttctcggataggggaaggattgtcaacatctcacctcccccatacaccactcatgtggtattgggttttgttgttgttgttgttgtaaatttGTAATAGAAACCCGTACACTACCCGAGTCTGAAAAAAATAAATGGATCAAAGAAAAAATgtgaaagaaaaaaagaaaacaaaaatgctTAAACAAAAAATCCAGAATAAAATGGGCCCTTGAAGGAGATGAAAATTCTAAATACTTCCACAATTATATCAAAAGACACGCAAGCAAGAATAATATTTGCGGGGTATTAATAAATGACACGTGGTCCGAAGACCCCATCATAATTAAACAAGAGGCCTTCTCATATTTCAACACTATTTTTAAATCCAAAAATCTAAATAACGTCTATTCCTTTGACAACGCTCCACATCTTAAATAAATTCTCAATCCGATAACATTCTTCTCGAATCCCAATTCTCCGAAAAGGAAATTTGGGATGCTCTAAACGGTTGCGAAAACTCAAAGGCCCCAGGTCCTGATGGCTTCAACATGAAATTCTTCAAAAATGTCGGGATCTAATTAAGACGTATCTCATTAAAGCTCTCGATTGGTTCTGGACAAACTCCGAAATCTCTAAAGGATGTAATGCTTCTTTCTTTTCTCTCATTCTCAAAAAACCTAATCCCATCGGTTTCAACAAATATCGTCCCATTTGCCTCATTggtagttattataaaatactCACCAAAATCTTATCCAACCGTTTATCAAAAGTTATCCCCAAAGTAATTGGCTATGAACAAACGGTATTCCTAAAAGGTAGAAACATACTTGACAGCGTCCTTATTGCTAACCAAATCATAGGcgaattaaaacgtaaaaaaacaaAAAGGTTTAATCTTCAAATTAGGCATCGAAAAAGCTTTAGACTGTATCGAATGGGACTTTCTTTTTAACACCATGCGTAGTATGAGATTCGGAGACAAATGGGTCAGCTTTATACGCGCATGTCTCATGTCTTCTTCCATCTCTGTCCTCGTTAACAGTTCTCCCACCCAAGAATTCATTCCTGAAAGAGGTATAAGACAAGATGACTCAATCTCCTCATTTCTCTTCATCATCGTGGGCGAAGGTCTTAACATATTGAATAAATGTGCCCTTTCCAATGGTCATCTCCACGGCCTAAGGATTGGACAAGACAGTGTATGCACAACTCACTTACAATACGATGACGATACAATCTATTTTGGTG
Proteins encoded in this region:
- the LOC139864737 gene encoding uncharacterized mitochondrial protein AtMg01250-like, with product MRSMRFGDKWVSFIRACLMSSSISVLVNSSPTQEFIPERGIRQDDSISSFLFIIVGEGLNILNKCALSNGHLHGLRIGQDSVCTTHLQYDDDTIYFGEWSKRNAKQSPNFSNVLKNVQV